One Flammeovirga agarivorans DNA window includes the following coding sequences:
- the fahA gene encoding fumarylacetoacetase, which yields MLDKTHNKNAKSWVAIPENSDFTLQNLPFGIFSTKDNPNRRAGVAIGHQIVDLEKITSHFQSIHEDLNTVFSSSTLNDFIALGKEVHTQVRHQLFDLLSEGNTSISEAVLVQQKDATLHLPIQIGDYTDFYSSKEHATNVGTMFRGKDNALMPNWTQMPIGYHGRSSSIVVSGTPIHRPKGQKMPPNAEQPVYGPSSRMDIELEMGFVIGKSTSLGDVVEAEKAEDYIFGMLLFNDWSARDIQKWEYVPLGPFLGKNFGSTVSPWIVTMDALEPFRIEGPSQDPTPLSYLQTTGARAFDIQLEVSMQPKGIAPKVIAQSNFKYLYWSMSQQLAHQTVNGCNINVGDMYASGTISGPTKDSFGSLLELTWNGTEPLTMSDGSERTFIEDYDTLILKGWCEKDGLRIGFGEAIGQILPSKE from the coding sequence ATGCTAGACAAAACACATAACAAAAACGCTAAATCTTGGGTAGCTATTCCTGAGAACTCTGATTTTACGCTTCAGAATTTACCTTTTGGTATTTTTTCAACCAAAGACAATCCCAACAGAAGAGCAGGGGTAGCAATTGGTCATCAAATTGTTGATTTGGAAAAGATTACTTCTCATTTCCAGTCTATCCATGAGGATTTAAATACTGTTTTTTCTTCCTCTACTTTAAATGATTTTATTGCACTTGGTAAAGAAGTTCATACTCAAGTAAGACATCAACTTTTTGATCTTTTATCTGAAGGAAATACATCAATTTCTGAAGCTGTATTAGTACAACAAAAAGATGCTACTTTACATTTACCGATTCAGATTGGAGACTACACAGATTTCTATTCTTCTAAAGAACATGCGACCAATGTAGGAACAATGTTTAGAGGAAAAGACAATGCCTTGATGCCAAACTGGACACAAATGCCGATTGGATACCATGGTCGTTCTTCATCTATTGTAGTTTCTGGAACTCCTATACATCGACCAAAAGGACAAAAGATGCCTCCTAACGCTGAACAACCAGTTTATGGCCCATCGTCTAGAATGGATATCGAATTAGAAATGGGATTTGTAATCGGTAAATCAACAAGTTTAGGAGATGTTGTAGAAGCAGAAAAAGCAGAAGACTATATCTTTGGAATGTTATTATTCAATGATTGGTCAGCTAGAGATATTCAAAAATGGGAATATGTTCCATTAGGACCATTTTTAGGAAAGAACTTTGGTTCTACGGTTTCTCCATGGATTGTAACTATGGATGCTCTAGAACCATTTAGAATAGAAGGTCCATCACAAGATCCAACTCCTCTATCCTATTTACAAACAACCGGAGCGAGAGCATTTGATATTCAATTGGAAGTAAGTATGCAACCTAAAGGAATAGCTCCTAAAGTAATTGCTCAATCCAATTTTAAATACTTGTACTGGAGTATGAGTCAACAATTAGCTCATCAGACAGTAAATGGGTGTAATATTAATGTTGGAGATATGTATGCTTCAGGTACTATTTCTGGACCCACAAAGGATTCATTCGGTTCTTTATTAGAACTTACTTGGAACGGAACTGAACCTTTAACCATGTCGGATGGATCAGAGCGAACCTTTATCGAAGATTATGATACATTGATTTTGAAAGGTTGGTGTGAGAAAGATGGACTGAGAATTGGGTTTGGTGAAGCTATTGGTCAGATTCTACCATCAAAAGAATAA
- a CDS encoding energy transducer TonB produces MNEFLNTIGPGGIVLLFLALLISLVQLFRRIVKKKSSSSTSNQHHLVKKYDDVNLNRYTGFFRLLGLSIAMLTVLAAFEYPVINKALITPENIDRVIGNEHYDSVLTIEIIKPKPQPRPRVIPDKIEVTDDPTIEDIIFDNNEFDPDAEIPDEPIVDDLSPDEEVSDEPLIIVEQTAEFKGGLGKFYKFLGKKLKYPRMAKQMHIEGKVFVEFIVERDGTLTDIRVSRGIGGGCDEEAIRVLKESPAWQPARQRGRVVRQKMVIPIYFKLN; encoded by the coding sequence ATGAATGAATTTTTAAACACTATTGGGCCAGGAGGTATTGTACTTCTATTTCTGGCATTGTTAATCTCTTTGGTGCAGCTCTTCCGAAGGATCGTTAAGAAGAAAAGCTCTTCTTCTACTTCAAATCAACATCATTTAGTAAAGAAGTACGATGATGTTAATCTTAATAGGTATACCGGCTTTTTTAGATTATTGGGATTATCTATTGCCATGTTAACTGTTTTAGCGGCATTTGAATATCCAGTGATCAATAAGGCTTTAATTACTCCCGAGAATATTGATAGAGTAATTGGTAACGAGCATTATGATTCTGTATTGACGATTGAAATCATAAAGCCGAAACCTCAACCTAGACCAAGAGTAATACCCGATAAAATCGAAGTAACCGATGATCCTACTATTGAAGATATCATTTTTGATAATAATGAATTTGATCCTGATGCTGAGATTCCTGATGAACCTATTGTGGATGATCTGTCACCTGACGAAGAGGTTAGTGATGAACCTTTAATTATTGTTGAGCAGACTGCTGAATTTAAAGGTGGTTTAGGGAAGTTCTATAAATTCCTTGGTAAAAAATTAAAGTATCCAAGAATGGCAAAGCAAATGCATATCGAAGGAAAAGTATTTGTAGAATTCATTGTTGAAAGAGATGGTACTTTAACAGATATCAGAGTCTCTAGAGGCATCGGTGGAGGATGTGATGAAGAAGCCATCCGTGTATTGAAAGAATCTCCAGCATGGCAACCGGCAAGGCAAAGAGGTCGAGTAGTTCGCCAGAAAATGGTTATTCCTATCTATTTCAAATTAAACTAA
- a CDS encoding TonB-dependent receptor, producing the protein MKRITLLFFILLLNQTSFGQTFSIQGKVIDKVSQQPIIGAAIQIEDSSPIVGGITDEEGVFVISNLKLGRYTILIQSIGYKNIRQTEVLVSGEGKNQINFEMEEQVTTLDNITISATNDKDASNVMSVVSNRSFTIEESNRFAGGLSDPSRVAYNFAGVTFSAPQDNGVVIRGNSPTSVLWRVNDIDVSGAAHFGGGNLAGAGLISIYSANVLRGTDFFTGAFPSEYSNSTSGVFDINFRKGNTEEHHHSVQLGILGVDLASEGPINKEKGSSYLINYRHGFIGYIGKLSGGTAPNFQDLSFNLSFPSKNKGQLNIWGMGGLSDIETPYKKYVHEVDDEDPTDIKLKYREYDQDFLDKDIDFGMGALGANYLLPLGSSSVLSTSVGVTTNLYKNNTLYFEQDADTLNTGILHPHEQQQNIESKVTFASTFTTNITNRLINKTGIRTDVIQSDGYAYKVDTLMGDLKNRYESNLQAYNANAFTQFKYQLLHNISVNAGVAVTKFELVDEVSLEPRFGIQYNPSENITLGAAYGRHSKREELKVYSFINPNTQKVNDMKLSKSDHYVGSVKINLSKNIRLTTEVYYQELFDVPVLQGTSYSFANYTTMWEANAPIVNTGTGINKGIDITLERSMVNGYYYMLTGSLYDSKYTDDLGVTRNTLFNRNYMATITAGKEFVVKGKNLLGVNINATYLGGIPLTPYDEAASHQQQKVVYKENELYTVKGQDEIWMNFGITYKIPKKKTIRTWGLDMQNALLTEQMNGYKYNHHKQTIDEDKVFFIMPNFYYRVAF; encoded by the coding sequence ATGAAACGTATAACGCTATTATTTTTTATACTTCTGTTAAACCAAACATCTTTCGGACAAACATTTTCCATTCAAGGTAAAGTAATTGATAAAGTCAGCCAACAACCTATTATTGGAGCCGCTATACAGATAGAAGATTCGTCTCCAATCGTTGGAGGAATCACCGATGAAGAAGGGGTATTTGTGATCAGTAACCTTAAGTTGGGTCGATATACTATTTTGATTCAATCCATTGGGTATAAAAATATCAGACAAACTGAAGTATTGGTTTCGGGTGAAGGCAAGAACCAGATCAATTTCGAGATGGAAGAGCAAGTAACGACACTTGATAATATTACGATTTCAGCAACAAACGATAAAGATGCATCCAATGTCATGTCGGTGGTCAGTAATAGATCATTTACTATTGAAGAATCCAATCGTTTTGCTGGAGGTTTAAGTGATCCATCCAGAGTAGCTTATAATTTTGCCGGAGTTACATTTTCGGCTCCTCAAGATAATGGTGTTGTCATTCGAGGCAACTCTCCAACTTCTGTACTTTGGAGGGTCAATGATATTGATGTATCAGGGGCTGCTCACTTCGGTGGTGGTAACTTAGCTGGAGCAGGACTTATTTCTATTTATAGTGCGAATGTATTGAGAGGAACAGATTTTTTTACTGGTGCTTTTCCTTCTGAATATTCGAATTCCACTTCTGGAGTTTTTGATATCAACTTTAGAAAAGGAAATACAGAAGAACATCATCATTCGGTGCAATTGGGTATTCTTGGTGTAGATTTAGCTTCAGAAGGGCCTATTAATAAAGAAAAGGGGTCTTCTTACCTCATTAACTATAGACATGGCTTTATTGGATACATTGGTAAATTATCAGGAGGTACTGCTCCCAATTTTCAGGATCTATCGTTCAACCTTTCCTTTCCATCAAAAAATAAAGGTCAACTGAATATTTGGGGTATGGGAGGATTAAGTGATATCGAAACTCCATATAAAAAATATGTACATGAAGTAGACGATGAAGACCCGACAGATATTAAATTAAAATACAGAGAGTATGACCAAGACTTTTTAGATAAAGATATTGATTTCGGTATGGGTGCTTTAGGAGCCAATTATTTATTACCACTTGGATCTTCCAGTGTTTTATCCACAAGTGTAGGCGTCACTACCAATCTGTATAAAAACAATACACTATATTTTGAGCAAGATGCTGATACTTTAAACACAGGTATTTTACATCCTCATGAACAACAGCAAAACATTGAAAGTAAGGTTACTTTTGCTTCCACTTTTACTACCAATATTACTAACAGGCTAATCAATAAAACAGGTATTCGAACTGATGTCATTCAATCGGATGGATATGCTTACAAAGTAGATACGCTGATGGGAGATTTAAAAAATCGATACGAAAGTAATCTACAAGCTTATAATGCAAATGCATTTACTCAGTTCAAGTATCAATTGCTTCATAATATAAGTGTCAACGCAGGTGTTGCTGTCACTAAGTTTGAACTCGTCGATGAAGTATCACTAGAGCCTAGATTTGGTATTCAATACAATCCTTCTGAAAATATCACATTAGGTGCTGCTTATGGTAGACACAGTAAAAGGGAAGAATTAAAAGTATACTCTTTTATCAATCCCAATACCCAAAAAGTCAATGATATGAAATTATCTAAATCGGATCACTATGTGGGTAGTGTAAAAATCAACCTATCAAAAAATATTCGATTAACTACGGAAGTATATTATCAAGAATTGTTTGATGTTCCAGTATTGCAAGGTACTTCTTATTCTTTTGCCAATTATACGACAATGTGGGAAGCAAATGCACCTATTGTAAATACAGGTACAGGTATCAATAAAGGTATTGACATTACATTAGAGAGATCTATGGTCAATGGGTATTATTATATGCTGACAGGCTCTTTGTATGATTCTAAATATACCGATGATCTTGGAGTAACTAGAAATACATTGTTCAATAGAAACTATATGGCCACTATTACCGCTGGAAAAGAGTTTGTTGTTAAAGGGAAAAACTTGTTGGGAGTGAATATCAACGCGACCTATTTAGGAGGAATACCTTTGACACCTTATGATGAAGCAGCTTCTCACCAACAACAAAAAGTGGTATACAAAGAAAACGAATTGTATACAGTAAAAGGTCAAGATGAGATATGGATGAACTTTGGTATCACTTATAAAATTCCAAAGAAGAAAACCATTAGAACTTGGGGATTGGATATGCAAAATGCATTGCTTACAGAACAAATGAATGGTTATAAATACAACCATCATAAACAAACGATAGATGAGGATAAAGTCTTTTTCATTATGCCAAATTTCTATTACAGAGTAGCCTTTTAA
- a CDS encoding aminopeptidase, which produces MHSWKTWLKRSLLFLLFAVLVFLGYYHEETVYGIRQGAGQLDIIFNAKPLQEYLDDPSFSQQQKDKILLIQEIRQFTIDSLGLDESESYTKMYDQKGKPILWTVTACDPFKLEAKKWSFPIFGTFSYKGFFDIDLAKQSRDALRKEGYDAEVGEVAAWSTLGILNDPILSSMLNRNTGSLAHLIIHELTHGTLYAMSSISFNENLADFVGDEGAKRFLIYKYGKTSDEYIHYISRKDDRKTFSEYILKGSNELDDLYNSFTEEMSVEEKQEAKNKKIEEIKAGIQDLDFANYRYCNYFNDFTPNNTFFMSYKRYREKQNEFKEQFDNEFNGDFHAYMDYLKDNYKSLF; this is translated from the coding sequence ATGCATTCTTGGAAAACTTGGTTAAAGCGTTCCCTTTTATTTTTACTTTTTGCCGTGTTGGTTTTCTTGGGATACTATCATGAAGAAACTGTTTATGGTATTCGTCAAGGGGCAGGGCAATTGGATATCATTTTTAATGCTAAACCTTTACAGGAATATTTAGACGATCCATCATTTTCTCAACAACAAAAAGATAAGATACTTTTGATCCAGGAAATTCGTCAATTTACCATTGACTCTCTTGGTTTGGACGAATCTGAAAGCTATACCAAAATGTATGATCAAAAAGGAAAGCCAATTCTATGGACAGTAACGGCTTGTGATCCTTTTAAATTGGAAGCTAAAAAATGGTCTTTTCCTATTTTCGGAACATTTTCATATAAAGGCTTTTTTGATATCGATTTAGCAAAACAATCAAGAGATGCTCTTAGAAAAGAAGGGTACGATGCAGAAGTGGGTGAAGTGGCAGCATGGTCTACATTGGGTATTTTAAATGATCCCATACTTAGTAGTATGCTCAATAGAAATACAGGTAGTTTGGCTCATTTAATTATTCATGAGTTGACGCATGGAACACTCTATGCCATGAGTTCAATTTCTTTTAATGAAAATCTAGCCGATTTTGTTGGGGATGAAGGAGCCAAACGTTTTCTGATTTATAAATACGGAAAAACCTCAGACGAATACATCCATTATATTTCTCGGAAAGATGATAGAAAGACATTTTCTGAATATATTTTGAAAGGTAGTAATGAGTTAGACGATTTATATAACTCATTTACAGAGGAGATGTCAGTGGAAGAAAAACAGGAAGCTAAGAATAAAAAAATAGAAGAAATAAAAGCAGGGATTCAAGATTTAGATTTCGCCAATTATCGTTATTGTAATTACTTTAATGATTTCACTCCCAACAATACTTTCTTTATGAGTTACAAGCGCTACAGAGAAAAACAAAATGAATTTAAGGAGCAGTTTGATAATGAATTCAATGGTGATTTCCATGCTTACATGGATTATCTAAAAGACAATTATAAATCGTTGTTCTAG
- a CDS encoding TonB-dependent receptor, whose product MRLYLHYSLSAICFFLLISESFAQHTDLYGKVIGPDGDPLPYAQVNVMETTFASITDMDGNFHINNIPSGHYSIATTYLGYNADLINVTLIDGEPFKLTIKMNTDVTELDGVTVYGEFTKGQAKSLNEQKNAVSIKNIVSSEQFSTMPDRNGAEALQRIPGISIVRNRGEGQNIQIRGMASEYNQVQMNGTPMPGGEDSRGAALDFMSADIMESIEVKKTLTPDMDGGAIGGAVNFTLKDAPSEFTLRAITSGGKNFHADPFNDGWGLGQQNHSLYVGNRFFNDKLGIYATGSYYLTNRGTVLEEYTLNDDDQLTRKRWNDYDVRRERYGYNVGMDYQFNDNHIIRASYNSNFFNDDRRRGRTNFNYKYDLDTPDAPISSFTEDRETQTRAKRTMTDMFGLGGEHRFKSGLKLDYKATRIKTVIDEPDGTQYYFSRKLGTSHFDTMNPWDIDGTMALEPNNPLEMNKPVRLDTKENTELDHSFTVNASQPIRLFGETSTISAGYKFWHKDKVNNAQRFMMENTSPIYLAPGQFYRRDLRFTDAEFSTLPLGDPQENYEVKNQNYQADEIINSGYLMGDIQWTSKFNTLIGARIEATRNSYEFHEYDEDNGQYLRTLSDNSSYINVLPSINAVYRINERNMIKAAIAQGLSRPSFTSLIPREVIDDENFTKRLSNPDLQPAVSTNFDLIFERYTSNMGYFTVGVFAKFLENQIYTSKNFVEENGQVWEITKPENGESSHLYGFEVAYNKNLRDLNIPMLKWVNVMANYTYTLSEQELEDGRKVVMGNSPRDMANVILTYDNPKNGFMIAIAGNYRGPLLIDVADREDRDVYFTSQFHLDISASYKVNQQFSVFTQMNNLTNQMEIETYGNPSYDHLLHQTEQYGPTVTVGLKFEL is encoded by the coding sequence ATGCGACTTTATTTACACTACTCATTGTCGGCAATTTGTTTTTTTCTATTGATATCAGAAAGTTTCGCCCAACACACCGATCTCTACGGTAAAGTGATTGGTCCTGATGGCGATCCACTTCCATACGCTCAAGTAAATGTTATGGAAACTACATTTGCGAGTATCACAGATATGGATGGTAACTTTCATATCAATAATATTCCTTCTGGTCATTATTCGATTGCTACTACTTATTTAGGATATAACGCAGACCTAATTAATGTGACACTAATAGATGGTGAGCCTTTTAAATTGACTATCAAAATGAATACTGATGTTACTGAATTAGATGGAGTAACTGTTTATGGTGAGTTTACTAAAGGTCAAGCGAAATCATTAAACGAGCAGAAAAATGCGGTCAGTATCAAGAACATTGTTTCTTCAGAACAATTCTCAACTATGCCCGATAGAAACGGAGCTGAAGCCTTACAACGTATTCCAGGTATCTCGATTGTAAGAAATAGAGGAGAAGGACAAAATATTCAGATCAGAGGAATGGCTTCTGAATACAATCAGGTGCAAATGAACGGAACTCCAATGCCCGGTGGAGAAGACAGTAGAGGTGCTGCACTAGATTTTATGTCTGCTGATATTATGGAATCTATTGAAGTAAAGAAAACATTAACACCCGATATGGATGGTGGAGCTATCGGCGGTGCGGTGAATTTTACTTTAAAAGATGCTCCTTCTGAATTTACCTTAAGAGCGATTACATCGGGAGGTAAAAACTTTCATGCAGATCCTTTCAACGATGGTTGGGGTTTAGGTCAACAGAATCATAGTTTATATGTAGGTAATCGTTTCTTCAATGATAAGCTAGGAATATATGCAACTGGTAGCTATTACCTTACCAATAGAGGAACTGTTTTAGAAGAATATACCCTCAATGATGATGATCAGCTAACCAGAAAAAGATGGAATGATTATGATGTAAGAAGAGAGCGTTATGGATATAATGTTGGTATGGATTACCAATTCAATGATAATCATATCATCAGAGCCTCTTATAATTCTAACTTCTTTAACGATGACAGAAGAAGAGGAAGAACTAACTTCAACTACAAATATGATCTAGATACTCCTGATGCACCTATTTCTTCATTTACAGAAGATAGAGAAACCCAAACAAGAGCAAAAAGAACCATGACAGATATGTTTGGATTAGGTGGTGAACATCGCTTTAAAAGTGGCTTAAAATTAGATTATAAAGCAACCAGAATTAAAACGGTGATCGATGAACCGGACGGTACCCAATATTACTTTAGTAGGAAGCTAGGTACTTCTCACTTTGATACGATGAATCCTTGGGATATTGATGGAACAATGGCATTAGAACCTAACAATCCATTAGAGATGAATAAACCAGTTAGATTGGATACTAAAGAAAACACTGAACTGGATCACTCGTTTACTGTGAATGCATCTCAGCCTATTCGTTTATTTGGAGAGACTTCTACTATTTCTGCAGGATATAAATTTTGGCATAAAGATAAAGTCAACAATGCCCAGAGATTTATGATGGAAAATACATCTCCTATTTACTTAGCACCAGGACAATTCTACAGAAGAGATTTAAGGTTTACAGATGCAGAATTCAGTACCCTGCCATTAGGTGATCCTCAAGAAAATTATGAAGTCAAAAATCAAAACTATCAAGCAGATGAAATTATCAATTCAGGTTACTTGATGGGAGATATTCAATGGACATCAAAATTTAATACTTTAATCGGTGCAAGAATCGAAGCAACAAGAAACAGCTATGAGTTTCATGAATACGATGAGGACAATGGCCAATACTTAAGAACGCTTTCTGATAATTCTTCCTACATTAATGTACTACCATCTATCAATGCTGTCTACCGAATCAATGAAAGAAATATGATTAAGGCAGCCATTGCACAAGGATTAAGTAGACCATCATTTACTTCTTTAATTCCAAGAGAAGTGATCGATGATGAAAACTTTACTAAGCGTTTATCCAATCCTGATCTTCAACCAGCAGTCTCTACCAATTTTGATTTAATCTTCGAAAGATACACTAGCAATATGGGCTACTTTACAGTGGGTGTTTTTGCGAAGTTCCTAGAAAATCAAATCTATACTTCTAAGAATTTTGTTGAAGAGAATGGTCAGGTATGGGAAATTACTAAACCTGAAAATGGAGAAAGTTCACACCTTTATGGATTTGAGGTGGCCTATAATAAAAACCTAAGAGACTTAAATATACCTATGTTGAAATGGGTAAACGTAATGGCAAACTATACCTATACTCTTTCTGAACAAGAACTGGAAGATGGTAGAAAAGTAGTGATGGGTAATAGTCCTAGAGATATGGCCAATGTGATTCTAACCTACGATAACCCTAAAAATGGATTTATGATTGCTATTGCGGGTAACTACAGAGGTCCATTATTGATTGATGTAGCAGATAGAGAAGATAGAGATGTTTATTTCACTTCACAATTCCATTTAGATATTTCTGCCAGCTACAAAGTCAACCAACAATTTAGTGTATTTACACAGATGAATAACCTAACCAATCAGATGGAAATAGAAACATATGGAAATCCTTCATATGATCACTTATTACATCAAACAGAACAATACGGTCCAACAGTTACAGTAGGTTTAAAATTCGAATTATAA
- a CDS encoding GNAT family N-acetyltransferase, translating to MISLRKLQKEDRTIIVELINNRKILDNLRDRIPYPYSLSDADFFIDLTHKEEQQNTFAITYNGDFCGVIGLIRLEDIHRLNAEIGYWIGEKYWNRGIITEAIDQVTQYGFETLQLERIFAGVFDYNKGSMKALEKNGFQLEGIHRRAIVKNDVIYDEHLYAKLKEY from the coding sequence ATGATATCATTAAGAAAACTTCAAAAAGAAGACAGAACTATAATTGTAGAGTTGATCAATAATAGGAAGATACTCGATAACTTAAGAGATAGAATTCCATATCCTTATTCATTATCTGATGCTGACTTTTTTATTGATTTAACTCATAAAGAAGAACAACAAAATACTTTTGCCATTACTTATAACGGAGATTTTTGTGGTGTTATCGGATTAATTCGATTAGAAGATATTCACCGACTTAATGCTGAAATTGGTTATTGGATTGGAGAAAAATATTGGAACAGAGGAATTATTACTGAAGCAATTGATCAAGTAACGCAATATGGTTTCGAGACCTTACAGTTAGAAAGGATATTTGCAGGCGTATTCGATTACAACAAAGGATCTATGAAAGCACTTGAGAAAAATGGGTTTCAATTAGAAGGAATTCACAGAAGAGCTATCGTAAAAAATGATGTGATTTATGATGAGCATCTTTATGCAAAACTAAAAGAGTATTAG
- a CDS encoding C45 family autoproteolytic acyltransferase/hydolase has translation MRRLGIAFLLLFFILIVWVQSWLFIPTPKINNTDITQYPVDTLDEQHLMLHKNFINKNEGGLWELYTEGSPFDIGYSTGVLAKELLDRHEEAYIKKITEKSPIKNKYAIRAIKSMYNRHLDNRILPEYCEEMYGLSKSANPKYNAYGSAYQRILNYHSLYDIERNFDEVEVNSSIGFVLTGNKTYESNILVGRNFEFEVHPDFQKEKLIHFVKPLEGFKFASITWGGFVGTVSGMNEMGLTVSTNPVESDIPTKATMPMSLITREILQYAMTVEEAFNIALTKEAYVSETILVASAFDSTAIIIEKTPDGIDSIQMRTNELIATNHLQTEKLRENRVYDPTYASYYKSIRIQELINNKEKFTVPDIASILRDTKGFENTTIGLGNKKSINSLNLHHSVIFKPNTREMWVSADHRQLDQFICYNLDSVFIQAYNYPPKPTLASSNKYIPRDHIKDSQEYRNYQSFQTFAQLIEDWTPDLPRFQDKELLHFRRLNPDSYLTYELLGDYFAKMNDWDMAQVYYKIALDKEVSTFEKRKAIENKYLMVSK, from the coding sequence ATGCGAAGACTGGGCATAGCTTTTTTGCTGTTATTCTTTATTCTTATCGTTTGGGTACAATCGTGGCTGTTTATTCCTACTCCAAAAATTAATAATACAGACATTACTCAATATCCTGTTGATACATTGGATGAACAACATCTAATGCTTCATAAAAACTTCATCAATAAAAATGAAGGTGGACTTTGGGAGTTATATACCGAAGGTTCTCCATTTGACATTGGATATAGTACAGGAGTTTTAGCCAAAGAACTCTTGGATCGTCATGAAGAAGCCTACATTAAGAAGATTACTGAAAAATCTCCAATAAAAAATAAGTATGCGATTCGGGCGATAAAATCGATGTACAACCGACATCTTGATAATAGAATTTTACCTGAATACTGTGAAGAAATGTATGGATTATCGAAAAGTGCTAATCCTAAATACAATGCTTATGGTTCAGCATATCAACGTATTTTAAACTATCACAGTTTATACGACATCGAAAGAAATTTTGATGAAGTAGAAGTAAACAGTTCTATTGGCTTTGTACTCACAGGCAACAAAACTTATGAGAGTAATATTCTAGTAGGGAGGAATTTTGAATTTGAAGTTCATCCAGATTTTCAGAAAGAAAAGCTCATACACTTCGTAAAACCTCTAGAAGGATTTAAGTTTGCGTCTATAACTTGGGGTGGATTTGTGGGTACTGTATCGGGTATGAATGAAATGGGATTAACAGTAAGTACAAATCCTGTAGAATCTGATATTCCGACAAAAGCCACCATGCCTATGTCTCTGATTACAAGAGAAATTTTACAATATGCCATGACGGTAGAAGAAGCATTCAATATAGCTCTAACCAAAGAGGCCTATGTTTCTGAAACTATCCTTGTTGCATCAGCCTTTGATAGCACTGCTATTATCATCGAAAAAACGCCAGATGGAATAGATTCTATTCAGATGAGAACCAATGAACTCATCGCTACCAACCACCTTCAAACTGAAAAATTGAGAGAAAATAGAGTCTATGATCCTACATATGCTTCTTATTATAAATCCATCCGTATTCAGGAATTAATCAACAACAAAGAAAAGTTTACTGTTCCGGATATCGCATCAATACTAAGAGATACAAAAGGATTTGAGAATACAACAATAGGGTTGGGTAATAAAAAATCGATTAATTCATTGAACCTTCATCACTCCGTTATTTTTAAACCAAACACTAGAGAAATGTGGGTCTCTGCAGATCATCGACAACTCGATCAGTTTATCTGCTATAATCTAGACTCTGTATTTATTCAAGCTTATAACTATCCTCCAAAACCAACATTAGCTTCCAGTAATAAATACATTCCTAGGGATCATATTAAAGATTCACAAGAATATAGAAACTATCAATCGTTTCAGACCTTTGCCCAACTTATTGAAGACTGGACGCCAGATCTTCCTAGGTTTCAGGACAAAGAACTTTTACATTTTAGAAGGTTAAATCCAGACTCGTATTTAACCTATGAGCTATTAGGTGATTATTTTGCTAAGATGAATGATTGGGATATGGCTCAAGTGTATTATAAAATAGCTCTAGATAAAGAGGTGAGTACTTTCGAAAAAAGAAAAGCCATCGAAAATAAATATTTAATGGTCAGTAAATAA